A region of Natribaculum luteum DNA encodes the following proteins:
- a CDS encoding Rid family detoxifying hydrolase, with amino-acid sequence MKRTISTDDAPEAVGAYSQATTNGSLLFTAGQIPLTPDGELLADEPIETQTEQALDNLVAILEAEGAAVDDVLKVTVFLTDIEEFEAMNETYANYFASEPPARSAVEVANLPKGVGVEIEAVAALE; translated from the coding sequence ATGAAACGGACGATCAGCACCGACGACGCACCCGAAGCGGTCGGCGCGTACAGTCAGGCGACGACCAACGGCTCGCTGCTCTTTACCGCGGGGCAGATTCCGCTGACGCCCGACGGCGAGTTGCTCGCGGACGAACCGATCGAGACCCAGACCGAGCAGGCGCTGGACAACCTCGTCGCAATCCTCGAGGCCGAAGGCGCGGCCGTCGACGACGTCCTCAAGGTGACCGTCTTCCTCACGGACATCGAGGAGTTCGAGGCGATGAACGAGACCTACGCGAACTACTTCGCGTCGGAGCCACCGGCCCGAAGCGCCGTCGAGGTGGCGAACCTCCCCAAGGGCGTCGGCGTCGAGATCGAAGCCGTCGCCGCCCTCGAGTGA
- a CDS encoding SOS response-associated peptidase, with protein MCGRYTLFVDQADLEERFDATFDEPFSPRYNVAPGQRVPVITNDDPETVRRLEWGLVPSWADDDAGGIVNARAETIAEKPSFREAYARRRCLVPADGFYEWVETEEGKRPYRVAFEDDRPFAMAGLWERWEPETTQVGLDAFGDGSVESGDDALETVTIVTTEPNVLVADLHHRMAVVLSPDDERRWLNDDDPREVLEPYPAEEMRAYPVSTAVNDPTADDPSLVDPVEP; from the coding sequence ATGTGTGGCCGCTACACGCTGTTCGTCGACCAGGCGGACCTCGAGGAGCGGTTCGACGCGACGTTCGACGAACCGTTCTCGCCGCGGTACAACGTCGCGCCCGGCCAGCGTGTGCCGGTGATCACGAACGACGATCCCGAGACGGTCCGGCGACTCGAGTGGGGACTCGTCCCGTCGTGGGCCGACGACGACGCGGGCGGGATCGTCAACGCGCGTGCGGAGACGATCGCCGAGAAGCCGAGTTTTCGCGAGGCCTACGCCCGACGGCGGTGTCTCGTCCCGGCCGACGGGTTCTACGAGTGGGTCGAGACGGAGGAGGGAAAACGACCCTACCGGGTCGCCTTCGAGGACGACCGGCCGTTCGCGATGGCGGGGCTGTGGGAACGGTGGGAGCCGGAGACGACGCAGGTCGGACTCGACGCGTTCGGCGACGGCAGCGTCGAGAGCGGCGACGACGCGCTCGAGACGGTGACGATCGTCACGACCGAACCGAACGTCCTCGTCGCCGACCTCCACCACCGGATGGCAGTCGTCCTCTCGCCCGACGACGAGCGTCGGTGGCTGAACGACGACGACCCACGGGAGGTACTCGAGCCCTACCCGGCCGAAGAGATGCGGGCGTACCCGGTCTCGACGGCGGTCAACGATCCGACGGCCGACGACCCGTCGCTGGTCGACCCGGTGGAGCCGTGA
- the thsB gene encoding thermosome subunit beta yields MSQRMQQGQPMIVMSEDSQRVKDQDAQDYNIRAARAVAEAVRSTLGPKGMDKMLVDSMGDVTITNDGVTILKEMDIDNPTAEMIIEVAETQEDEAGDGTTTAVAIAGELLKNAEDLLEQDIHPTAIIKGFHMAAGQAREEIDDIATEIDTEDEDLLRKTAETSMTGKGAEVNKEHLSQLIVDAVRAVTVENEEGDNVVDLEFLNIETQTGRAVGESELLEGGIVDKDPVHDNMPTEAEDADILLLNDPIEVEETDIDTEVSVTDPDQLQQFLDREEQQLKEKVQHIADLGADVVFCQKGIDDLAQHYLAKEGILAVRRAKKSDLEFLKEVVGASIVSDLESATEDDLGFGTITRDEEDELFYVEGENAHGVTLLLRGSTDHVVDELERGVNDALDVVAQTVSDGRVLAGGGAIEVELAGRLRDYADSVSGREQLAVEAFADSLELVPRVLAENAGLDSIDTLVDLRAAHDEGDVTAGLNVFSSDVEDTFEAGVVEPAHAKEQAVTSASEAANLVLKIDDIISAGDLSTDKGEDEEGAPGAGGMGGMGGGMGGMM; encoded by the coding sequence ATGAGCCAGCGAATGCAACAGGGCCAGCCGATGATCGTCATGAGCGAGGACTCCCAGCGCGTCAAAGACCAGGACGCGCAGGACTACAACATCCGCGCTGCCCGCGCGGTCGCGGAGGCCGTACGCTCGACGCTCGGCCCGAAGGGAATGGACAAGATGCTCGTCGACTCGATGGGCGACGTCACCATCACGAACGACGGCGTCACCATCCTCAAGGAGATGGACATCGACAACCCGACGGCCGAGATGATCATCGAGGTCGCCGAAACCCAGGAGGACGAGGCCGGCGACGGTACCACGACGGCCGTCGCGATCGCAGGCGAACTCCTCAAGAACGCCGAGGACCTTCTCGAGCAGGACATCCACCCGACGGCTATCATCAAGGGCTTCCACATGGCCGCCGGGCAGGCCCGCGAGGAGATCGACGACATCGCGACGGAGATCGACACGGAAGACGAGGACCTCCTGCGCAAGACCGCCGAGACCTCGATGACCGGCAAGGGTGCGGAGGTCAACAAAGAGCACCTCTCCCAGCTCATCGTCGACGCCGTGCGTGCGGTCACCGTCGAGAACGAGGAGGGTGACAACGTCGTCGACCTCGAGTTCCTCAACATCGAGACCCAGACGGGCCGCGCCGTCGGCGAGTCCGAACTGCTCGAGGGCGGTATCGTGGACAAAGACCCCGTCCACGACAACATGCCCACCGAGGCGGAAGATGCCGACATCCTCCTGCTGAACGACCCCATCGAGGTCGAGGAGACCGACATCGACACCGAAGTCTCCGTCACCGACCCCGACCAGCTCCAGCAGTTCCTAGACCGCGAGGAACAGCAGCTCAAAGAGAAGGTCCAGCACATCGCCGACCTCGGTGCCGACGTCGTCTTCTGCCAGAAGGGCATCGACGACCTCGCCCAGCACTACCTCGCCAAGGAGGGCATCCTCGCCGTCCGCCGCGCGAAGAAGTCCGACCTCGAGTTCCTCAAGGAAGTCGTCGGCGCGTCGATCGTCTCGGACCTCGAGAGCGCGACCGAAGACGACCTCGGCTTCGGGACGATCACCCGCGACGAGGAAGACGAGCTGTTCTACGTCGAGGGCGAGAATGCCCACGGCGTCACCCTCCTGCTGCGTGGTTCGACCGACCACGTCGTCGACGAACTCGAGCGCGGCGTCAACGACGCGCTCGACGTCGTCGCCCAGACAGTCTCCGACGGCCGCGTCCTGGCTGGTGGCGGTGCGATCGAGGTCGAACTCGCCGGCCGCCTGCGTGACTACGCCGACAGCGTTTCGGGCCGCGAGCAGCTGGCCGTCGAGGCCTTTGCCGACTCGCTCGAGCTCGTCCCCCGTGTGCTCGCCGAGAACGCTGGCCTCGACTCCATCGACACGCTGGTCGACCTCCGTGCAGCCCACGACGAGGGCGACGTCACGGCCGGCCTGAACGTCTTCTCGAGTGACGTCGAGGACACGTTCGAAGCCGGCGTCGTCGAGCCCGCACACGCCAAAGAGCAGGCCGTGACGAGTGCTTCCGAGGCGGCGAACCTCGTGCTCAAGATCGATGACATCATCTCGGCTGGCGACCTCTCGACCGACAAGGGTGAAGACGAGGAAGGCGCCCCCGGTGCCGGCGGCATGGGCGGCATGGGCGGCGGCATGGGCGGCATGATGTAA